In Nomascus leucogenys isolate Asia chromosome 3, Asia_NLE_v1, whole genome shotgun sequence, the genomic window tggggtcccacacagatgggacatggcttaggaggaatcctgggctgtgggcattccttggcccagtggccagatttctggcacttgaagcaagatcctgggGGAGGCAGTTCTGGAGGAACCCTTGGCAGCTGCAGTTCAGGTgtttggagttcttgtgtgctggagatgtggccaGGGTTTGTCTCatagtggaggcaaggaattgcaactcagaaatacattgctacttggctgcctctactcgtTACTGTACACCTTGAAgatgaggttaattaagtcctgttgtgggtttgagggctggaatctaatttttggagctttttctaatgtcgggagcagattgggtaataaaatgcatattgagactAAGACAGCCTTTTGATCTTTccgggtctagggctgtaaagcatctcagggttgctgccaaatgggccaggaactgggctgggtttttatattcgatgaaaaagagcctaaatgctaactgattggggagaggtcggataaagaaaaaggagcattaactttgactatgcctttagctccagccatctttttaagaggaaattgctgggcaggcgGGGGAGGGCTAGTTgcggaacgaaactgtaagccggactgggtgtgaggaggggagatgataaaaggattatagggtgggggagcagaggctgaggaagaattgggacctggctcaGCCTGGTGAGGAGAagcctggggagaaggggagaggtcagatgagtCCGTAGAAAAGAAGGATTCAAAGGACTCAGAACTTGGAgtggagactgaaggaacagacaggagagaaagaagaaagatttgggacAAGTCTCAttgggagcagagactagggagggaccaatgtgtaaaaTAATGCTTGGATGTCAGGCACTTCcaaccatttgcccatttttcaacaaaaattatctagatcttgtaggatagACAAATCCAAAGTGCCATTCTCTGGCCACTTGGAACTattgttgagtttgtattggggccaagcagtattgcagaagaaaataagacacttagattttaggtcagccGAGAGTTGAAGAGggtttaagttcttgagaacacagactaagggagaagaaggaggaatggagggtggaaggttgcccatagtgaaggaggcaagtttaaagagaagggtagagacatggagaaggggggtggggagcagccctgggctgcaatgTGGGTAAGCAGCCAAAGCAGGTGTCCCCAcaattgacttgccaccaagggaaCATGGGTGAATgatcaaggcaggcatccctgcagaGATCAGACACCAATGGAACGTgagtgaataatcagagaggcatcccgcaatgattaaacaccaagagATGGCTGCCTTCCCGAGTCCGTGACCGGcaccagagttttgggtccacggataaaatgtgtctcctttgtctctaccagaaaatgaaaggaattgaaattaagataagggagagattgaagggtggcgccaagattgaaaggagaaagaggttgagggagagtgagagaggttggagaagagagtaaaaagaggccgcttacctgatttaaaatcAGTGAGAttttccttgggctggttggtctgaggacctgaggtcgtaggtggatctcttCACTGAGTGAGGGTGAGGGCAGGGGACTGGTCTCCCAAAGGAGTCCCACTGACTCGGGTCTTCAGCACCAAATGTTTCatgtgtccatgtgaagagatcaccaaacagactttgtgtgagcaacatggctgtttatttcaacCGGGTGctggtgggctgagtccgaaaaaggagtcagcaaagggtggtgggattatcattggttcttataggttttgggataggtggtggagttaagcgcaatgttttgggggcagggggtggatctcacaaagtacattctcaagggtggggagaattacaaagaaccttcttaagggtgggggagattataAAGAACATTATCAGTTAGGGTGagacagaaacaaatcacaatggtggaatgtcatcagttaagctattttcacttctgtgatcttcagttgcttcaggccatctggatgtatacgtgcaggtcactggggatatgacggcttagcttgggctcagaggcctgacagcgggtgcctgtaatcccagctacttgggaggctgaggcaggagaatcacttgaacctgggaggtggaggttgcagtgagccaagatcgcgccactgcactccagcctgggcaacaagagtgaaactccatctcaaaggaaaaaaaaaagttatcctgTAGTAGGAtgagctgcagacaaaactcTTCAGACGGGCATCCGGCCTGGGGAAAAGCGGAGCAGGTCTGCGAGGCTAAGTGTCCCTGTGGTGCACCTCGTGGCGAGAATCCGGAGGAGGAGGAGACTGCAGGATAGGCCCAGGAAAACGAAGAGATGGAGCAGCCAACGCAGAATGGAGAGGAAGACCGCCCTTTGGGAGGAGGTGAAGGCCACCAGCCTGCAGGAAATCGACGGGGACAGGCTCGCCGACTTGCCCCTAATTTTCGACGGGCCATACCCAATAGGCAGATCAATGATGGGATGGGTGGAGATGGAGATGATATGGAAATATTCATGGAGGAGAtgagaaaaatcagaagaaaacttAGGGAGCTGCAGTTGAGGAATTCTCTGCGTATCCTTATGGGGGAGCTCTCTAATCACCATGACCATCATGATGAATTTTTGCCTTATGACTTGAGTCCTGCCATTTATCATGAGATTAATACTGTGATTCccgctgttttctttttccttgcatTTTCCTAATATGCCTTTACTGATCCGTTTGCTGTGAACCCTATGTTATTTTCATGTGTCAAGTGGGTCTTGTGTTGCCAGCTTCTATTTGAAGATTGCCTTTGCACACATTCTAAGTTTCTGTCAGCAGTAGTTTCACCCATTTGCATGGAAAAATTTAAAGCTaacaaagcaatttaaaaagcaaaaaaaaaaaaaaaaaaaaaaaaaaaactcttcagacaccaagttaaagaaggagGGGGTTTATTCAGCCAGTAGCATTGGCAAGACGCCTGTCTCAAGAGctgagctccccgagtgagcaattcctgtcccttataagggctcacaactctaagggggtccacgtgAGAGGGTTGTGATCGATTCAGCAAGCAGCGGGTAcgtggcatgcaccagtaatcagatgggaacagaacaggacagagattttcacaatgcttttccataaaatgtctggaatctatagataacgtaactggttaggtcaggggtcgatctttaactaccaggcccagggcgcggcgccgggctgtctgcctgtggatttcatttctgccttttagtttttacttcttctttctttgaaggcagaaattgggcataagacaatatgaggggtggtttCCTCCCTTAATCCTTCAGATAATCAAATTAGTCAATCTTTTATATATAGAGCATATACTGTAAATACATAGATACaaacagtaaaatatatttgtgtgtgtatatacatttagtGTGCATTTATGTGTGTTTATTTAGATCTGAGTTTCTAACCTATCTCATTTGCCTTCTCTCTGaataacttcttttaacattcttTGTAAGGCAAATCTACTGGAAACAAACACCCTCAATTTTTGTCTGTctgaaaaagttttctttttccttcacttttgaagtaTAATTTTGCAGGGTACAGAGTTCTAGGTtggtggaatatatatatatatatatatatatatatatatatatatacacactaaatgtatatacatacacatatgtatcaatgtgtatatataagaatatatgtatatatgtgaccAATGTTTCAGTATTCTATGTTACTTAGAAGTTATTGATGCAACTTATATCAATTAATCAGTTAACTAGCCTGATTTCATATTATTCCAGGTCTTAAAGTTAATTAAAGATTTTGGAAATTCTATTTAAGATGATACATTACAGGTCATAATTAATGTTGAtataaaaagtttctcagaatgtttatAGTTCTAAACTgttgtgtttataattttatatttttcctaatttaaaacattatatggGGGTAAATGTATCTGATCAGTAACTCAGTGCAAAAATTCAGGAAGTTTATACTGACTAGTTTCTTTATGTGAAGATAAATCCAGGGAATgaacttagaaatttttttaaaaacccaaactaTCAAGCCAGTGTGATTTACCTAAGGATTTTggattgttaaataaaaatgcttgtgaCCCAGTAGTTTTTTGTCAAAAGGGGATTTCACCCCCTAAAAAACTAGCACATATTAATAGTTTCTTATTATTTGGGAGTTCTAGGAATATTAGAGGTATATAATACTTTTCAGCCTCTAAAGCTAATAAGAATAAAGTTCCTTTTACTGAAGAGACTTTATAATCTAAATCAGGTGTTGGCAAACTTTTTATGGGTACGacccaatatatatatattttagactttgttGGCCTTG contains:
- the LOC115832883 gene encoding protein BEX3-like, translating into MEQPTQNGEEDRPLGGGEGHQPAGNRRGQARRLAPNFRRAIPNRQINDGMGGDGDDMEIFMEEMRKIRRKLRELQLRNSLRILMGELSNHHDHHDEFLPYDLSPAIYHEINTVIPAVFFFLAFS